A genomic window from Wolbachia pipientis includes:
- the rplP gene encoding 50S ribosomal protein L16 codes for MFVPKKSKYKKVFKGRIKGNTKGGSTLSFGNYGLKAVEAGRIQSKHIETARRVISRTLKRSGKVWIRIFPDTPVSKKPADVRMGKGKGSVEFWVFKAKPGRMLFEISSDVSMHLARLALEKATAKLPMKCKFVSNHN; via the coding sequence ATGTTTGTTCCCAAAAAGAGTAAATATAAGAAGGTATTTAAGGGGCGAATTAAGGGTAATACAAAAGGTGGTAGCACATTATCTTTTGGAAATTATGGCTTAAAAGCTGTAGAAGCAGGTAGGATTCAGTCTAAGCATATTGAAACTGCAAGGCGTGTAATATCTAGAACATTAAAACGCTCTGGTAAAGTGTGGATAAGAATTTTTCCTGATACCCCTGTTAGTAAAAAACCGGCAGATGTACGTATGGGTAAGGGAAAAGGTAGTGTTGAATTTTGGGTGTTTAAAGCTAAGCCCGGTAGAATGTTGTTTGAAATTAGCAGTGATGTTTCCATGCATTTAGCAAGATTGGCGCTTGAAAAGGCAACCGCTAAGCTTCCTATGAAGTGTAAATTTGTATCTAATCATAATTAA
- the rpmC gene encoding 50S ribosomal protein L29 has product MDIADIESRSSQELYETLVNLRKEFVNLVFQKKLGQCNNISRFSLIRKSIARILTTLNKRRREEKNA; this is encoded by the coding sequence ATGGATATAGCTGACATTGAATCGAGGTCTTCACAAGAATTGTATGAAACTCTTGTAAATTTGAGAAAAGAGTTTGTTAATTTGGTTTTTCAAAAGAAGTTGGGGCAGTGCAACAATATTTCGCGTTTTAGCTTAATAAGAAAGAGCATAGCTCGTATTCTAACTACATTAAATAAAAGAAGAAGAGAGGAAAAGAATGCCTAA
- the rplV gene encoding 50S ribosomal protein L22, whose product MKNRDVIVKAGSRVLKSTPRKLNLVAGLVRNKKVSFATVQLRFCEKKAAGLVRKVLNSAIANAQYNYGLDIDNLYIKEISIGKSLTLRRVCPKAMGRANRVSKRYSNITVKLGEII is encoded by the coding sequence ATGAAAAACAGAGATGTAATAGTTAAAGCTGGTTCTAGGGTTTTAAAATCAACTCCTCGTAAATTGAATTTGGTTGCTGGTTTAGTACGTAATAAAAAAGTTTCTTTTGCCACTGTGCAATTAAGATTTTGTGAAAAGAAAGCTGCGGGTCTTGTAAGGAAGGTATTAAATTCTGCGATTGCTAATGCTCAATATAATTATGGATTGGATATCGATAATTTATATATAAAAGAAATTTCAATAGGTAAGTCTCTTACTTTGCGTAGGGTATGTCCAAAAGCTATGGGTAGAGCTAATAGAGTTAGTAAACGTTATAGTAATATAACTGTAAAATTGGGGGAAATTATATGA